The following proteins come from a genomic window of Vallitaleaceae bacterium 9-2:
- the recF gene encoding DNA replication/repair protein RecF → MIIKRMHLKNFRNYEECSVEFDEKMNIIHGDNAQGKTNILEAIYVCATSKSHRTNAFKEMIQMGFDAAHITLDVEKDEEIFTIDVHFRKSNKKHIAINKLPIKKMDDLLGVVHVIMFSPEDLSLIKSGPKERRRFIDIELSQLDGVYYKYLHQYHHLLKQRNALLKNCQKNYSQSLKDQLDIWNIQFIDIGSKVIDYREKFISDLNIIYQKRHYDISGNKEKMNLVYEKNTSIEEFERKISASTPRDIRFGSTTVGPHRDDLLFELNGVDLRKYGSQGQQRTAALSLKLSEIDLVVQQKNIRPILLLDDVLSELDGHRQVYLMNHLSDIQTFITCTGVEDFIQKNNHHKSFFYIKSGEIA, encoded by the coding sequence ATGATAATTAAACGAATGCATCTGAAGAATTTTAGAAATTATGAGGAATGCTCAGTTGAGTTTGATGAAAAAATGAATATTATCCATGGCGATAACGCTCAAGGTAAAACCAACATCCTTGAGGCTATTTATGTGTGTGCAACGTCAAAATCCCATCGAACGAATGCATTTAAAGAAATGATTCAAATGGGATTTGATGCTGCGCATATAACTCTTGATGTTGAAAAAGATGAGGAAATATTTACGATTGATGTGCATTTTCGAAAGTCGAATAAGAAACATATCGCCATCAATAAATTGCCAATAAAAAAAATGGATGACCTTTTAGGTGTGGTTCATGTGATTATGTTCTCACCAGAGGATTTAAGTTTAATAAAAAGTGGACCCAAAGAGCGACGACGCTTTATTGATATTGAACTGAGTCAACTTGATGGCGTTTATTATAAATATTTGCATCAGTATCATCATTTACTTAAACAGCGCAATGCCTTATTAAAAAACTGTCAAAAAAACTATTCGCAAAGTTTAAAAGACCAGTTGGATATTTGGAATATACAGTTTATTGACATAGGTTCCAAAGTGATTGATTATCGAGAAAAGTTCATATCGGACTTAAATATTATTTATCAAAAACGACATTATGATATATCCGGCAATAAAGAAAAAATGAATTTAGTTTATGAAAAAAATACATCAATTGAGGAATTTGAAAGAAAAATCAGTGCATCGACACCAAGGGATATTCGCTTTGGTTCAACCACGGTTGGACCTCACCGCGACGATCTTTTGTTTGAACTTAATGGTGTTGATCTAAGAAAGTATGGTTCTCAAGGTCAGCAAAGAACAGCAGCACTGTCTTTAAAGTTATCCGAGATTGATTTAGTTGTTCAGCAAAAAAATATTCGACCGATTCTTTTATTAGATGATGTCTTATCAGAATTGGATGGGCATCGTCAGGTTTATTTGATGAATCATCTAAGTGATATACAAACATTTATTACTTGTACAGGTGTCGAAGATTTTATTCAAAAAAATAATCACCATAAAAGCTTTTTTTATATCAAATCAGGAGAAATTGCATAA
- a CDS encoding fumarate hydratase gives MHNAMHHSDLRIIELSEVTAKVKSMILSANYNLGEDIKAKLNDAIKTEESETGINILNQLLENAQIAANKKMPICQDTGIAVFFLEIGEDIHFHNDLAIEKMQPLQSGIEQAINEGVRQGYTDGYLRKSIVKDPFDRVNTGDNTPAVIHYNIVPGRQLKIYFSPKGIGSENMSRIYMLKPSEGMEGVKRVVLETIEAAGPNPCPPIIVGVGVGGSFEKAAILAKKSLLRPINQTSEDEVIARLERDILNAANDLGIGPQGFGGRTTALSVNILTYPTHIAGLPVAVNMSCHATRHAEIVI, from the coding sequence ATGCACAATGCTATGCACCATTCAGATTTACGAATTATCGAACTATCAGAAGTAACAGCAAAAGTTAAATCAATGATTTTATCAGCCAACTATAATTTAGGCGAAGATATTAAAGCCAAGCTTAATGATGCTATAAAAACTGAAGAATCGGAGACAGGGATTAATATTTTAAATCAATTGCTTGAAAATGCACAAATAGCTGCAAATAAAAAAATGCCTATTTGTCAGGATACAGGTATCGCTGTTTTTTTTCTAGAAATCGGTGAAGACATACATTTTCACAATGATTTAGCAATAGAAAAAATGCAGCCTTTACAAAGTGGAATTGAGCAGGCAATCAATGAAGGCGTACGCCAAGGCTATACCGATGGATATTTGCGAAAATCCATTGTAAAAGATCCATTTGATCGCGTGAATACAGGAGATAATACTCCAGCGGTGATTCATTATAATATCGTTCCCGGACGGCAATTAAAAATTTATTTTTCACCTAAAGGTATTGGCAGTGAAAACATGAGCCGTATTTATATGCTAAAACCTTCCGAGGGCATGGAAGGTGTAAAAAGAGTTGTTCTTGAAACAATCGAAGCTGCCGGTCCTAATCCATGTCCGCCAATTATTGTTGGTGTTGGTGTTGGAGGATCCTTTGAAAAGGCCGCAATCTTAGCAAAAAAATCCTTGCTTCGTCCAATTAATCAAACATCAGAAGATGAAGTGATTGCTAGACTTGAACGGGATATATTAAATGCAGCGAATGATTTAGGCATTGGACCACAAGGTTTTGGAGGTAGGACAACAGCCCTTAGTGTGAATATATTGACATATCCTACACATATCGCCGGATTACCAGTTGCAGTTAATATGAGCTGCCATGCAACAAGGCATGCAGAGATTGTCATATAA
- the gyrA gene encoding DNA gyrase subunit A: MDENQQRDQIISVELQDEMKKSYIDYAMSVIASRALPDVRDGLKPVQRRILYSMSELNLSPDKPFRKSARIVGDTMGKYHPHGDSSIYDAMVRLAQDFSMREMLVEGHGNFGSVDGDSAAAMRYTEARLSKISMEMLADINKDTIDYRPNFDESLKEPVVLPSRYPNLLVNGASGIAVGMATNIPPHNLEEVIDGVVKIIDNQVNEDRDTDIDELIDIIKGPDFPTFGNILGTTGITEAYRTGRGMVKVRATVDIEPMSATRQRIIVTELPFQVNKARLIEKIADLVKEKRIEGISDLRDESDRRGMRMVIELKRDANANVILNKLYKHTQLQDSFGMNMLSLVNNEPKILNLKQMLVYYLDHQKDVVTRRTKYELKRAEDRAHILEGLIKALDHIDEVIKIIRASNSTPDAKINLMERFGFSEAQAQAIVDMRLRALTGLEREKLQNEYQELLELIQELKAILADTKRLLQVIREELFVVRAKYGTPRRTKITFDDGEIDIEDLIKEEMTTITMTHLGYIKRMPMDTYQSQNRGGKGKIGATIREEDFIERIFITSTHHYILFFTDRGKVYRLKAYEVPESSRTARGTAIVNLLQIESGENITAVIPLKEYSEEQYLLMATKDGMIKKSSIMEYANIRVSGLQAINLRDDDILIEVKLTDNNQEVLLGTKLGQCIRFFESDVRVIGRTSIGVKGINLNPEDEVIGMQLISQGQDLLVVSEKGLGKRTPMDEFSVQNRGGKGVKFYKINARTGNVVGMKAVNDDNEVILITTEGVVICIRVHDISTFGRVTSGVKLMDLDKDVYIASIARIKEIKTKIEEE; the protein is encoded by the coding sequence ATGGATGAAAATCAACAAAGAGATCAGATTATTTCCGTCGAGTTACAAGATGAGATGAAAAAATCATACATCGACTATGCAATGAGCGTTATTGCTTCAAGAGCATTGCCTGATGTACGCGATGGATTAAAACCTGTACAACGACGAATTTTATACTCAATGAGTGAGTTGAACTTATCTCCGGATAAACCTTTCCGTAAATCGGCGCGTATCGTCGGAGATACAATGGGTAAATATCACCCTCATGGTGACTCCTCAATATATGATGCTATGGTACGACTAGCCCAAGATTTTTCTATGCGGGAAATGTTGGTTGAAGGGCATGGAAACTTTGGATCGGTTGATGGTGATAGTGCCGCAGCTATGCGTTATACGGAAGCTAGATTAAGTAAAATATCCATGGAAATGTTAGCTGATATCAATAAAGATACGATTGACTATCGACCTAACTTTGATGAATCGTTAAAAGAACCGGTAGTTCTTCCGTCAAGATACCCAAACCTTTTGGTTAATGGGGCATCAGGTATTGCAGTTGGAATGGCAACAAATATTCCGCCACATAACTTGGAAGAAGTCATCGATGGTGTTGTCAAGATTATTGATAATCAAGTCAATGAAGACCGAGATACCGATATTGATGAATTGATTGATATTATCAAAGGACCGGATTTTCCAACCTTTGGTAATATCTTAGGTACGACGGGCATTACAGAAGCCTATCGCACAGGACGAGGTATGGTTAAAGTCCGTGCAACAGTTGATATAGAGCCAATGAGTGCAACACGCCAGCGAATCATCGTGACCGAATTACCTTTCCAGGTCAATAAAGCACGTTTGATTGAAAAAATAGCCGATTTGGTTAAAGAAAAACGGATTGAAGGTATCAGTGATTTACGTGATGAATCCGACCGACGCGGTATGCGCATGGTTATTGAATTAAAGCGAGATGCCAATGCCAACGTTATCTTAAACAAACTTTATAAGCATACGCAATTACAAGATTCCTTTGGTATGAATATGCTTTCATTAGTCAATAACGAGCCCAAGATATTGAATTTAAAGCAAATGCTTGTATATTATTTGGATCATCAAAAAGATGTAGTAACACGACGTACAAAATATGAGTTAAAACGTGCAGAAGATCGTGCACATATTTTAGAAGGTTTGATTAAAGCCTTAGACCACATTGATGAAGTTATCAAAATCATTCGTGCTTCAAATAGTACGCCGGATGCTAAGATTAACTTAATGGAACGTTTTGGTTTTTCAGAGGCTCAAGCTCAAGCAATTGTTGATATGCGTTTACGTGCACTTACTGGTTTGGAACGGGAAAAACTACAAAATGAATATCAGGAATTACTGGAATTAATACAAGAGTTAAAGGCTATTCTTGCAGATACCAAACGTCTTCTACAAGTTATTCGGGAAGAGTTGTTTGTGGTTCGTGCAAAATATGGAACGCCAAGACGGACAAAAATTACCTTTGATGATGGCGAAATTGATATTGAAGATTTGATCAAAGAAGAGATGACGACCATTACAATGACCCATCTAGGATATATTAAACGTATGCCAATGGATACCTACCAAAGTCAAAATAGAGGTGGTAAAGGAAAAATTGGTGCAACTATTCGTGAAGAAGATTTTATTGAACGTATCTTTATAACTTCAACACATCACTATATTTTATTCTTTACAGATCGAGGAAAAGTATATCGATTAAAGGCATATGAGGTTCCAGAATCTAGCCGTACAGCCAGAGGAACAGCCATTGTCAATCTATTACAGATTGAATCAGGAGAAAATATTACTGCGGTTATTCCGCTCAAAGAATATTCAGAAGAACAATACCTTTTAATGGCAACCAAAGATGGAATGATTAAAAAATCGTCAATTATGGAATATGCCAATATTCGTGTCAGTGGTCTACAGGCAATCAATTTACGAGATGATGATATTTTGATTGAAGTAAAACTTACGGATAATAATCAAGAAGTTCTTCTAGGAACAAAACTGGGTCAATGCATTCGATTCTTTGAATCAGACGTTCGAGTGATTGGTCGAACATCTATCGGAGTTAAAGGTATTAACCTTAATCCTGAAGATGAAGTTATAGGTATGCAACTGATCTCCCAAGGACAGGACTTGCTGGTTGTTTCTGAAAAAGGATTAGGAAAACGTACACCAATGGATGAATTCAGTGTGCAAAATCGTGGTGGAAAAGGTGTTAAATTCTACAAGATAAATGCTAGGACCGGCAATGTTGTAGGGATGAAAGCTGTTAATGACGATAATGAAGTGATCTTAATTACGACAGAGGGTGTTGTTATCTGCATTCGTGTACACGACATCAGTACCTTTGGACGTGTAACATCCGGAGTAAAGCTAATGGATCTAGATAAAGATGTCTATATAGCAAGCATTGCAAGAATTAAAGAAATCAAGACCAAAATAGAAGAAGAATAA
- the dnaA gene encoding chromosomal replication initiator protein DnaA, whose amino-acid sequence MAQNIIENWGKVQDLLRYESDISKVSYIAFLKNLKPLRIEDDTIIIQAEDKIVIDIIEKKYLKTILIAISETMNESYDVRFVLEDSVVEDDSSRKHAEKKPVPSITTSDSNLNTRYTFETFVVGNNNKFANAAALAVAEAPAEAYNPLFIYGGVGLGKTHLMHSIAHFILNESPDTKVLYVSSEKFTNELINSIRADKNEAFRQKYRNIDVLLVDDIQFIAGKERTQEEFFHTFNTLYEAKKQIIISSDRPPKEIETLEERLRSRFEWGLIADIQAPDFETRMAILKNKAELESLDLDDEVLQYVAANIKSNIRELEGAVTKIVAYSRLVQLGYEKITKQIAEDALKDLIAPQEDNIVTPELILEVVAEHYNISHSDIVSKKRPREIAYPRQIVMYLCRKLTDASLPRIGEILGKRDHTTVLHGYEKINQDIKKDATLKNSIDILTKKIVGK is encoded by the coding sequence TTGGCTCAAAACATCATAGAAAACTGGGGGAAGGTCCAAGATTTATTACGTTATGAATCGGATATTTCTAAAGTCTCATATATCGCATTCTTAAAAAATCTAAAACCTCTACGCATTGAGGATGATACGATCATCATTCAAGCCGAAGATAAAATTGTCATTGATATTATTGAAAAAAAATATCTAAAAACCATTCTCATCGCAATTAGTGAGACCATGAATGAATCTTATGACGTTCGATTTGTCCTAGAAGATTCCGTTGTTGAAGATGATTCTTCACGTAAGCATGCAGAAAAAAAACCAGTTCCTTCTATAACAACAAGCGATAGTAACTTAAATACGCGCTACACATTTGAAACCTTCGTTGTAGGAAATAACAATAAATTTGCCAACGCTGCCGCCTTAGCTGTTGCGGAAGCACCTGCCGAAGCATACAACCCCCTCTTTATATATGGAGGTGTTGGACTTGGTAAAACCCATCTCATGCATTCGATTGCGCATTTCATTTTAAATGAATCGCCAGATACCAAGGTCTTATACGTTTCATCTGAAAAATTTACCAATGAACTCATTAATTCAATCCGTGCCGATAAGAATGAAGCTTTTCGTCAAAAATATCGAAACATTGATGTATTGCTCGTCGACGATATACAGTTTATTGCAGGAAAAGAACGAACCCAAGAAGAATTTTTCCATACCTTTAATACTCTATATGAAGCTAAAAAACAAATTATTATTTCTTCAGATCGTCCACCTAAAGAGATTGAAACCCTAGAGGAACGCTTACGATCACGCTTTGAATGGGGCCTAATTGCTGATATTCAAGCCCCTGATTTTGAAACACGTATGGCGATCTTAAAAAATAAAGCTGAACTTGAAAGCTTAGATTTAGATGATGAAGTCCTTCAATATGTTGCTGCCAACATCAAATCCAATATCCGTGAGCTGGAAGGCGCTGTTACAAAAATCGTTGCCTATTCTCGCTTAGTACAACTAGGCTATGAAAAAATAACCAAACAAATTGCAGAAGACGCACTTAAGGATCTTATAGCACCACAAGAAGATAATATTGTTACACCCGAATTGATTTTAGAAGTCGTGGCAGAACACTATAATATTAGTCACTCAGATATTGTCAGCAAAAAAAGACCGCGTGAAATCGCCTATCCAAGGCAAATCGTGATGTATTTGTGCCGTAAATTAACCGATGCCTCTTTACCACGTATTGGAGAAATCCTTGGAAAACGAGATCACACCACTGTTTTGCACGGCTACGAAAAGATTAACCAAGATATTAAAAAAGATGCCACACTAAAAAATTCAATTGATATATTGACTAAAAAAATCGTTGGCAAATAG
- the dnaN gene encoding DNA polymerase III subunit beta gives MHIICQKNDLLNGVNTVLKAVSTRTTLPILQCILLDAHEDDFKLIGNDLELGIEHRTKATIVKPGNIAVDSKMFSEIIRKLPDSDVEITVDEHQLMTIKCEKSVFNISTQPGSEFIQLPQVTKTKPLLISQNVLRNMIHQTIFSIAVEEIRPILTGELFEIKDNFLNIVSVDGYRISIRQTELSENFENLSVVIPGKTLSEIQKIFSTEEDSEVAIYFTDKHILFELNETIIVSRLLEGDFPKYDQIFSSDYETLIKVDRKNLLQSIDRAALMARDSKKNPIKFQIEDDTLSITSNTDLGKVHEEIDIDREGNTLNIAFNPKYLIDALKVIENEVVELTFTSALNPCIIKNSTDESFKYLILPIRLS, from the coding sequence ATGCATATCATTTGTCAAAAGAATGATTTACTTAATGGAGTTAATACTGTTTTAAAAGCAGTATCAACAAGAACAACATTGCCTATTCTTCAATGTATCTTATTGGACGCTCATGAAGATGACTTTAAACTTATAGGTAATGATCTTGAACTTGGAATTGAACATAGAACAAAAGCAACCATTGTAAAGCCTGGAAATATAGCCGTTGATTCAAAAATGTTTTCTGAAATTATTCGAAAACTACCGGATAGTGATGTTGAAATCACTGTCGATGAACATCAACTTATGACCATTAAATGTGAAAAATCTGTTTTTAATATTTCAACACAACCAGGTTCTGAATTTATTCAGTTGCCACAAGTAACGAAAACTAAACCACTTTTGATATCACAAAATGTGTTAAGGAATATGATTCATCAAACGATTTTCTCAATAGCTGTTGAAGAAATCCGTCCCATACTCACGGGCGAATTGTTTGAGATAAAAGATAATTTTCTGAATATTGTGTCAGTTGATGGATATCGAATTTCAATACGACAAACTGAATTAAGTGAAAATTTTGAAAATTTATCTGTTGTTATTCCAGGTAAGACTTTATCGGAGATTCAAAAAATATTCTCAACGGAAGAAGACAGCGAAGTTGCCATATATTTTACCGATAAGCATATTTTATTTGAACTCAATGAAACGATTATTGTGTCCCGACTTCTTGAAGGGGATTTTCCAAAGTATGATCAGATTTTTTCATCGGATTATGAAACCTTGATTAAGGTGGACCGTAAAAACTTACTTCAAAGTATTGATCGTGCAGCGTTGATGGCACGTGATAGTAAGAAGAATCCGATTAAATTCCAAATTGAAGACGATACCCTTTCTATTACTTCGAATACGGATTTAGGAAAGGTACATGAAGAGATTGACATTGATCGAGAAGGAAACACATTAAATATTGCCTTTAACCCTAAGTATCTTATTGATGCACTTAAAGTCATTGAAAATGAAGTTGTTGAATTGACATTTACATCTGCATTAAATCCATGTATTATTAAAAACTCAACGGATGAATCCTTTAAGTATCTGATTTTACCGATTCGCTTGAGTTAA
- a CDS encoding RNA-binding S4 domain-containing protein produces the protein MKEIKIDQPFIKLGQVLKLAGIADSGSYAKLFISDGLVQVNGEVDTRRGRKVYPGDVITFEDQTIKIVD, from the coding sequence ATGAAGGAAATAAAGATTGATCAGCCTTTTATTAAATTAGGACAAGTATTAAAATTAGCAGGTATTGCAGATTCAGGATCTTATGCTAAACTATTTATTAGTGACGGATTAGTTCAAGTCAATGGAGAAGTGGATACACGTCGAGGTAGAAAAGTATATCCAGGAGATGTAATAACTTTTGAAGATCAAACCATAAAAATAGTAGACTGA
- a CDS encoding S-layer homology domain-containing protein: MKKKNIKQQIISYVLIFFIFMICNISAVSTVSAREIGTFGFTDDEINRTINQINSVRAIYDLPSLSYNQSLNKTAETHNRYMEFNNSFSSIEESGKTYFRGRYPWDRTTFNNYRKAYVFELLNNNISNYTSGLNQLMQNPYARYGILDPLYEDLGMNIYKGYATYLLGGKSRSDQYEVVYPYNQQTDVGTIFTNKYILNPYADLKMNAFVGIPITYTYYEEKGIIERFNNLKVSVTNISTGKEIETHIVTSDQDRNINNTIMILPLKAYDYGTTYQIKITGTMIFDRMVEINGVTTNRKAINYTSTFTTASSTYTINQQAYITRAQFVEELIKASSIPVQESLEIIFSDINVNSPNYKYIYTAYVNNIILGYENNMYRPGANINREQVYTILIRTYEKEYGEIELSSVDRFLRFTDKEKINTYALESMYKAKKIGLITDNAYQFNPSSYITTLEFNNIMDQYKKIIK, from the coding sequence ATGAAAAAAAAGAATATAAAACAACAGATAATTTCATATGTACTTATATTTTTTATTTTTATGATATGTAATATAAGTGCAGTCAGCACCGTTTCGGCTCGAGAAATAGGTACCTTTGGTTTTACCGATGATGAAATCAATCGAACAATTAATCAGATCAATAGTGTAAGGGCAATCTATGACTTACCTTCTTTGTCGTATAATCAATCATTAAATAAAACGGCAGAAACGCACAATCGCTATATGGAATTTAATAATAGCTTTTCATCGATTGAAGAAAGCGGAAAAACATATTTTCGCGGAAGATATCCTTGGGATCGAACGACTTTTAACAACTATCGAAAGGCATATGTCTTTGAACTATTAAACAATAACATATCAAATTATACCAGTGGATTAAACCAACTCATGCAAAACCCATATGCCAGATATGGAATTTTAGATCCCCTTTATGAAGATTTGGGAATGAATATTTATAAAGGTTACGCAACATATCTACTTGGAGGAAAATCACGAAGTGATCAATATGAAGTGGTTTATCCATATAATCAGCAAACGGATGTGGGAACGATTTTTACCAATAAGTACATTTTGAATCCCTATGCGGATTTAAAGATGAATGCGTTTGTCGGAATTCCTATCACCTATACTTACTATGAAGAAAAAGGGATTATTGAACGATTTAATAATTTAAAAGTAAGTGTAACCAACATTTCAACAGGCAAAGAAATCGAAACACATATCGTAACATCAGATCAAGATCGAAATATTAACAATACAATTATGATTTTGCCATTAAAAGCCTATGATTATGGAACAACATATCAAATCAAAATTACAGGAACAATGATTTTTGATCGAATGGTAGAAATTAATGGTGTAACAACAAATCGTAAGGCTATTAATTATACATCAACATTTACAACAGCATCCAGCACATATACGATTAATCAGCAAGCCTATATCACACGAGCTCAATTTGTCGAAGAATTAATTAAGGCAAGTTCTATTCCGGTGCAAGAATCTTTAGAAATCATTTTTTCAGACATAAATGTAAATTCACCTAATTATAAGTATATATATACAGCATATGTCAATAATATCATCTTAGGATATGAAAATAACATGTATCGACCGGGCGCAAATATTAATCGAGAACAAGTATATACAATATTAATTCGTACATATGAAAAAGAATATGGAGAAATTGAATTATCATCAGTGGATCGGTTCTTACGTTTCACAGACAAAGAAAAAATTAATACATATGCATTGGAATCTATGTATAAAGCAAAAAAAATAGGACTAATTACAGATAATGCATATCAGTTTAACCCATCGTCATATATAACGACATTAGAGTTTAACAATATTATGGATCAATATAAAAAAATTATTAAATAA
- the gyrB gene encoding DNA topoisomerase (ATP-hydrolyzing) subunit B, with protein sequence MSKNLEYNESQIQVLEGLEAVRKRPGMYIGSTSSRGLHHLVYEIVDNSVDEALANRCNKIQVTIHEDNSISVLDDGYGIPVGIQKQKGLPAVTVVFTILHAGGKFGGSGYKVSGGLHGVGASVVNALSEWLEVTVYQDKKVHFQRFERGKMIKPLEVIGKTKTTGTYVHFKPDPEIFEETVYDFDLLKNRLQEMAFLTKGLYISLEDKRVGEEQKEEFHYEGGIIEFVAYRNRNKEKAYPEVFYCEGEKDNVLVEVSFQHNDSYVENVFTFVNNINTPEGGTHLSGFRASLTKTLNDYARKNKFLKDNEPNLAGEDVREGITAVISIKIGDPQFEGQTKQKLGNSEARGAVDSILSEHLNYFLEENPSVAKTILNKAVNAARARSAARKARDLTRRKTALESTSLPGKLADCSEKDPALSEIYIVEGNSAGGSAKSARDRRTQAILPLRGKILNVEKARLDRILGNKEIQAMITAFGAGITDDFDLEKLRYHKIVIMTDADVDGAHIRTLLLTFFYRYMPQLVENGNVFIAQPPLYKVTKNKRSEYVYNEKALDKLLDEIGRDGITLQRYKGLGEMDAEQLWDTTMDPENRILLRVEIDDAAGADEIFTTLMGDRVEPRREFIETHAKYVKNLDI encoded by the coding sequence ATGAGTAAAAATTTAGAGTACAATGAAAGCCAAATACAGGTTTTGGAAGGATTGGAAGCTGTTCGAAAAAGACCGGGAATGTATATTGGTAGTACATCTTCACGTGGATTACATCATCTTGTTTATGAGATTGTTGATAATTCCGTGGATGAAGCATTAGCCAATCGTTGTAACAAGATTCAAGTAACTATTCATGAAGATAATTCAATATCGGTATTAGATGATGGTTACGGGATTCCAGTAGGAATTCAAAAGCAAAAAGGACTACCGGCGGTTACGGTTGTATTTACAATCCTTCACGCAGGTGGAAAATTTGGCGGAAGTGGCTATAAAGTTTCTGGTGGATTACATGGTGTAGGTGCTTCAGTTGTTAATGCCCTTTCTGAATGGTTGGAAGTTACTGTTTATCAAGACAAAAAAGTTCATTTTCAACGCTTTGAACGTGGTAAGATGATTAAACCACTTGAAGTCATTGGAAAAACAAAAACAACAGGAACTTATGTCCATTTTAAGCCGGATCCAGAGATTTTTGAAGAAACGGTTTATGATTTTGATTTGCTTAAAAATCGCTTACAAGAAATGGCTTTTTTAACGAAAGGATTATATATTTCACTGGAAGACAAACGTGTTGGTGAAGAGCAAAAAGAAGAGTTTCACTATGAAGGCGGAATCATTGAGTTTGTAGCTTATCGTAACCGGAACAAAGAAAAAGCGTATCCGGAAGTATTTTATTGTGAAGGTGAAAAAGATAATGTATTGGTGGAAGTATCCTTCCAACACAATGATTCCTATGTAGAGAATGTATTTACTTTTGTTAATAATATTAATACACCTGAAGGTGGGACACACTTAAGCGGTTTTAGAGCGAGCTTAACAAAAACATTAAATGATTATGCACGTAAAAATAAATTTTTAAAAGATAATGAGCCGAATTTAGCCGGTGAAGATGTTCGTGAAGGGATTACAGCGGTTATTAGTATTAAGATTGGTGATCCTCAATTTGAAGGACAGACAAAGCAAAAGCTAGGTAATAGTGAAGCCCGAGGTGCAGTAGATTCTATATTATCTGAACATCTGAATTATTTTCTTGAAGAGAATCCATCCGTTGCAAAAACGATTTTGAATAAAGCAGTTAATGCAGCAAGAGCACGTTCGGCGGCGCGTAAAGCAAGGGATTTAACACGTAGAAAAACAGCATTAGAAAGTACGTCATTACCTGGAAAGTTAGCAGACTGTTCAGAAAAAGATCCTGCGCTTTCAGAAATCTATATTGTCGAGGGTAATTCAGCCGGAGGATCTGCAAAGTCTGCTAGAGACCGACGAACACAAGCGATATTACCACTTCGAGGGAAAATATTAAATGTTGAAAAAGCACGATTAGACCGTATCCTTGGCAACAAAGAAATCCAAGCGATGATTACAGCCTTTGGCGCAGGGATTACCGATGATTTTGACTTAGAAAAACTTCGATACCATAAAATTGTTATCATGACGGATGCCGATGTTGACGGTGCGCATATTCGTACATTGTTGTTAACTTTCTTTTATCGTTATATGCCTCAATTGGTTGAAAATGGTAATGTATTTATTGCACAGCCACCACTATATAAAGTCACGAAAAACAAACGCTCAGAATATGTTTACAATGAAAAAGCGCTTGATAAGCTACTTGATGAAATCGGAAGAGACGGTATTACATTGCAACGGTATAAAGGTCTTGGAGAGATGGATGCTGAGCAGTTATGGGATACAACAATGGATCCTGAGAATCGAATTCTTTTACGTGTTGAAATTGATGATGCAGCCGGCGCAGATGAAATATTTACAACACTTATGGGTGATCGTGTCGAACCACGACGTGAATTTATTGAAACGCATGCAAAATACGTTAAGAATTTGGATATATAA